The following coding sequences lie in one Flagellimonas eckloniae genomic window:
- a CDS encoding DUF4249 family protein has translation MVLKNSLYVTFFFFLFISCEEAIDIDLPTSETRLVIDAIIGFNDNNGDPIINGEVKLTLTGPFFQDETFPAENATATIIDEQSGQSFSLVENAPGVFSAGFPSFELDRDYTLLVNYNDEVYTATQQLQKSPVIDMIEQGDGFLFDEEEETEILISFTDIPNEINHYLFSFGFDNFLVVDDEFFQDGQLTFSYFYEEVEPGDIVAITLLGIDSNFATYANLALAQSGEDGGGPFATPPATLRGNIINETNSSNLPFGYFALSEFDTKLLMIQ, from the coding sequence ATGGTTTTAAAGAACAGTTTATATGTTACCTTTTTCTTTTTCCTATTTATTAGTTGCGAAGAGGCCATAGATATTGACCTACCAACATCCGAGACAAGGCTTGTTATAGATGCCATCATAGGGTTTAATGATAATAATGGCGATCCTATCATAAATGGTGAAGTAAAACTTACATTGACGGGGCCATTCTTTCAAGATGAAACTTTTCCGGCTGAAAATGCCACAGCCACAATTATTGATGAGCAAAGTGGGCAATCATTTTCACTTGTGGAAAACGCTCCGGGTGTTTTTAGTGCAGGCTTTCCTAGTTTTGAACTCGATAGGGACTATACATTGTTGGTCAATTATAACGATGAAGTCTATACAGCCACACAGCAATTGCAAAAATCTCCTGTTATCGATATGATTGAACAGGGGGACGGGTTTCTATTTGATGAAGAAGAAGAAACCGAAATCTTGATCTCCTTCACAGATATTCCCAACGAGATTAACCACTATTTGTTTTCGTTTGGTTTTGATAATTTTTTGGTGGTTGATGATGAGTTTTTTCAAGACGGTCAACTCACATTTTCGTATTTCTATGAAGAGGTTGAACCTGGTGATATAGTTGCTATAACCCTTCTTGGAATTGATAGCAACTTTGCAACCTACGCTAATTTGGCATTGGCACAATCCGGCGAAGATGGAGGTGGTCCTTTTGCAACCCCTCCTGCTACCTTGAGAGGTAATATTATTAATGAAACAAATTCAAGCAACCTGCCTTTTGGATATTTCGCTTTAAGTGAATTTGATACCAAACTATTAATGATTCAATAA
- a CDS encoding NADP-dependent isocitrate dehydrogenase, producing MAKIFYTKTDEAPALATLSFLPVVKAFTKTADISIETKDISLAGRIISVFPEFLNADQQIPDNLAQLGELAKTPEANIIKLPNISASIPQLKEAIEELQQKGYNLPSYPDEPKTDEEKTIKAKYDKIKGSAVNPVLREGNSDRRAPKAIKNYAKKNPHSMGAWSSESKTHVATMAEGDFKHNEKSLTMKAAGDVRIELVDSSGTTTVLKENVSLQKDEVIDATVMSKNALVSFLKKEIADAKSESLLLSLHFKATMMKVSDPIIFGHALKAYFSDLFEKYQDTFNALGINANNGLETLFDKLEELPEDKRQEIKNVIAQTIANGPDLAMVNSDKGITNLHVPSDIIIDASMPAMIRSSGKMWDKNGKLQDTKAVIPDSSYAGIYQATIDFCKEHGAFDPTTMGTVPNVGLMAQKAEEYGSHDKTFEIKNAGTVKVVNVSSNETLIQHNVEEGDIWRMCQVKDAPIQDWVKLAVSRARATNTPAVFWLDKERAHDAELITKVDEYLKHHDTTGLDIQILSPIEATKFTLKRIKEGKDTISVSGNVLRDYLTDLFPILEVGTSAKMLSIVPLMNGGGLFETGAGGSAPKHVEQFLEEGHLRWDSLGEFLALGVSLEHFGEKNLNKKASVLADALDKATEKFLDNDKSPSRKVNELDTRGSHFYLTLYWAEQLATQNENEELKSIFFTVFQELQSKESQIAQELIDAQGAAVDIAGYYLPDVNLASKAMRPSETFNSILNTIA from the coding sequence ATGGCTAAGATTTTTTATACAAAAACCGATGAGGCGCCAGCCTTGGCAACATTATCTTTTTTACCTGTTGTAAAAGCGTTTACAAAAACTGCTGACATTAGTATAGAAACCAAAGATATTTCTCTTGCAGGTAGAATTATCTCAGTATTTCCCGAATTCTTGAATGCCGACCAGCAAATACCGGATAACCTGGCTCAATTGGGTGAATTGGCCAAAACACCAGAGGCAAACATCATTAAACTTCCCAATATAAGTGCTTCTATTCCACAATTAAAAGAAGCCATTGAAGAATTACAACAAAAAGGGTATAATTTACCAAGTTATCCTGATGAGCCTAAAACGGATGAGGAAAAAACAATCAAAGCCAAATACGATAAAATAAAAGGAAGTGCCGTAAACCCTGTTCTTAGAGAAGGTAATTCAGATAGAAGAGCCCCAAAGGCAATTAAAAACTATGCAAAGAAAAACCCACATTCAATGGGTGCATGGTCATCAGAATCCAAAACCCACGTGGCCACTATGGCCGAGGGGGACTTTAAGCACAACGAAAAGTCATTGACCATGAAAGCTGCTGGTGATGTTCGCATAGAGCTAGTAGATTCTAGTGGGACAACAACAGTTCTCAAAGAAAATGTTTCGCTTCAAAAAGATGAGGTCATTGATGCTACAGTCATGAGCAAAAACGCATTGGTAAGTTTCCTAAAAAAGGAAATTGCAGATGCCAAAAGCGAAAGCCTATTACTTTCTCTTCATTTTAAGGCCACCATGATGAAGGTTTCAGACCCAATCATTTTTGGCCATGCACTTAAAGCCTATTTTTCAGATTTGTTTGAAAAATATCAAGACACTTTCAATGCCTTGGGAATAAACGCCAATAATGGATTGGAAACCCTGTTTGATAAATTGGAAGAACTCCCTGAAGATAAACGTCAAGAAATTAAAAATGTAATTGCCCAGACAATAGCAAACGGACCTGATTTGGCAATGGTTAATTCTGACAAGGGAATTACAAACCTCCATGTTCCCAGTGATATTATCATTGACGCATCAATGCCTGCCATGATTAGGAGTTCAGGTAAAATGTGGGACAAAAATGGAAAACTTCAAGACACAAAGGCGGTAATCCCAGATAGTAGTTATGCTGGTATCTATCAAGCCACCATTGATTTTTGCAAAGAACACGGGGCATTTGACCCAACTACCATGGGAACAGTTCCCAATGTAGGCCTTATGGCCCAAAAAGCAGAGGAATATGGCTCGCATGACAAAACTTTTGAAATTAAAAACGCAGGCACGGTAAAGGTTGTAAACGTATCTAGCAATGAAACCCTAATTCAACATAATGTTGAGGAAGGGGATATATGGAGAATGTGCCAGGTAAAAGATGCTCCAATCCAGGACTGGGTTAAACTGGCCGTATCACGAGCACGAGCAACAAATACCCCTGCTGTTTTTTGGTTGGATAAAGAAAGAGCCCATGATGCGGAACTTATCACTAAGGTTGATGAATATCTTAAACATCATGACACCACGGGTCTCGATATACAGATTTTATCACCGATTGAAGCTACAAAATTCACTCTAAAACGCATAAAAGAAGGAAAAGACACCATTTCAGTTTCTGGTAATGTATTGCGCGATTACCTTACGGATTTGTTCCCAATACTTGAGGTAGGTACCAGTGCCAAGATGTTATCCATAGTTCCATTAATGAATGGTGGCGGGTTGTTTGAAACAGGAGCAGGTGGTTCCGCGCCCAAGCATGTAGAACAGTTTTTAGAGGAAGGACATCTTCGCTGGGATTCTCTAGGTGAATTTTTGGCGCTTGGGGTTTCTCTGGAGCACTTTGGAGAAAAAAATCTAAATAAAAAAGCTTCTGTCCTTGCAGATGCATTGGATAAGGCTACCGAAAAGTTTCTGGACAACGACAAATCACCTTCACGGAAAGTGAATGAACTGGATACACGTGGCAGCCATTTTTATTTAACGCTTTATTGGGCGGAACAACTGGCAACTCAAAATGAAAATGAGGAATTAAAATCGATTTTTTTCACAGTTTTTCAGGAATTGCAATCAAAGGAAAGCCAAATAGCACAAGAATTGATTGATGCCCAAGGAGCTGCAGTTGACATTGCAGGGTATTATTTACCAGATGTGAACCTAGCTTCCAAAGCAATGCGTCCAAGTGAAACATTCAACAGCATATTAAATACCATTGCCTAA
- a CDS encoding TonB-dependent receptor: MALNYNEIKIQPKKICLLLLVLVLSSLQVEAQQKYTLSGTISEASSNETLIGVNVLFPSLKTGVTTNEYGFYSITLPEGQYEIIVSYLGFQDVRESIDLSTDIKKDFSLLEEAEQLEEVVITDDVERLDIRKPQMSVNTLSAGTIKQIPVVLGESDVIKSLLLLPGISNAGEASSGFNVRGGAVDQNLILLDEAIVFNSSHLFGLFSVFNPDAIKDVKLFKGGIPARYGGRLSSVLEIFQKEGNSKELKVNGGIGAISSRLLIEGPIAKDRSSFLVGGRASYAHLFLPLFDVNNKAYFYDLNTKISHKINDRNNIYLSGYFGRDLFSINESFVNTYGNAVGNFRWNHLFSDKLFSNLSVIYSDYFYGLVLDFVGFEWDSGIQNFNLKYDLKHYLNDKFQVNYGLNNIYYVFNPGKIKPNRADSGIVEDQITKKYANETAAYVDIEHKINERLSLNYGLRVSHFNRLGQDEFFVYENDNPIFFDPTFQIYREGNPIDTIDPGRGSSLEKFTNLEPRVSLSYNFNAKRSIKASYTRLAQYLHLLSNTSSPTPLDVWTPSGPFVEPQLLDQYAIGYFQDINDGEFSFETELFYKDIQNRIDYIDGADLIANDAIEQVILSGEARAYGLEVLVRKNEGRFKGWLSYTLSKSEQRTPGRTASAANGISNLETGINFGEWYNTPYDKTHDLSLFGSYDLNEKWNFNANFVFQTGQPTNYPIGQFEFQGLTIPYYGLRNDERLPAYHRLDISATLTPRKNRKRKVQSEWVFSIYNAYNRMNAASINFRENEDNGRNEALRTSIFGIIPSVTYNFKF, encoded by the coding sequence ATGGCATTAAACTATAATGAAATTAAAATACAGCCTAAAAAAATATGCCTCCTTCTTTTAGTTTTGGTTTTAAGTAGTCTTCAGGTTGAAGCACAACAAAAATATACACTCAGCGGTACCATTTCAGAGGCCAGCAGTAATGAGACATTAATAGGGGTCAACGTGCTGTTCCCTAGCCTAAAAACAGGTGTTACTACCAATGAATACGGTTTTTATTCCATAACACTCCCCGAAGGGCAATATGAAATAATTGTAAGTTATTTAGGCTTTCAGGATGTTAGGGAAAGTATAGATTTAAGCACGGACATCAAAAAAGATTTTAGCTTATTGGAAGAAGCTGAACAGCTCGAAGAGGTAGTCATTACCGATGATGTTGAGCGTTTGGATATACGAAAACCTCAAATGAGTGTTAACACTTTATCCGCTGGTACAATAAAACAGATTCCTGTGGTCCTTGGAGAATCGGATGTTATAAAGTCTTTATTGTTATTACCCGGTATTTCCAATGCTGGTGAGGCGTCTTCAGGATTTAATGTTAGAGGAGGTGCCGTAGATCAGAATCTTATCTTATTGGATGAGGCTATCGTATTCAATTCATCGCACCTTTTTGGTTTATTTTCTGTTTTCAATCCAGATGCCATCAAAGATGTAAAACTGTTTAAGGGTGGTATTCCAGCAAGATATGGAGGAAGATTATCCTCAGTACTGGAAATCTTTCAAAAGGAAGGAAATAGCAAAGAACTCAAAGTAAACGGTGGAATTGGGGCCATTTCAAGTAGGTTGCTCATAGAAGGGCCTATTGCTAAAGACAGATCTTCTTTTTTGGTTGGTGGCAGGGCATCTTATGCCCATCTTTTTTTACCCTTGTTCGATGTAAACAATAAAGCCTATTTCTATGACCTAAATACGAAAATCAGTCATAAAATAAACGACAGGAACAATATTTACTTATCAGGTTATTTTGGGCGCGACTTATTCAGTATTAATGAAAGTTTTGTCAACACTTATGGAAATGCGGTCGGTAACTTTAGGTGGAACCATTTGTTTTCTGATAAATTGTTTTCCAATCTATCGGTAATCTATTCAGATTATTTCTATGGATTAGTACTTGATTTTGTGGGTTTTGAATGGGATTCGGGAATTCAAAACTTTAACCTGAAATATGACCTTAAACATTACCTTAACGATAAGTTTCAGGTCAATTATGGATTGAACAATATCTATTATGTCTTCAATCCTGGAAAAATAAAGCCTAACCGTGCAGACTCTGGCATTGTAGAAGATCAAATCACCAAAAAATATGCTAACGAAACCGCAGCATATGTAGATATTGAACATAAAATAAATGAAAGGCTAAGTTTAAATTATGGTCTTAGAGTAAGTCATTTTAACAGATTGGGACAGGATGAATTTTTTGTTTACGAAAATGACAATCCAATATTCTTTGATCCTACCTTTCAAATTTACCGTGAAGGCAATCCCATTGATACTATTGACCCTGGAAGAGGAAGTAGTTTGGAGAAGTTTACCAATTTGGAACCAAGGGTCTCCCTTTCCTATAATTTTAATGCAAAGCGCTCTATAAAGGCCAGTTATACACGGTTGGCACAATACCTACATCTTCTTTCCAATACCAGCTCTCCTACTCCTTTGGATGTATGGACACCCAGCGGCCCATTTGTAGAACCTCAATTGTTAGATCAATACGCTATTGGCTATTTTCAGGATATAAACGATGGTGAATTTTCTTTTGAAACTGAGTTGTTCTATAAAGACATTCAAAATAGAATAGATTACATAGATGGGGCTGATCTAATTGCAAATGATGCCATTGAACAAGTTATCTTAAGTGGTGAAGCAAGAGCTTATGGGTTGGAAGTATTGGTGCGGAAAAATGAAGGCCGATTTAAAGGCTGGCTATCCTATACCCTATCCAAATCTGAACAACGCACTCCAGGAAGAACCGCTTCTGCAGCCAATGGAATATCAAATTTGGAAACTGGAATTAATTTTGGGGAATGGTACAATACGCCATATGACAAAACACATGACCTCTCCTTATTTGGTAGTTATGATTTAAATGAGAAATGGAATTTCAATGCCAATTTTGTATTTCAAACGGGGCAGCCCACAAACTATCCCATTGGGCAATTTGAGTTTCAAGGTTTAACAATCCCCTATTATGGATTACGAAATGATGAACGCCTTCCCGCCTATCACAGATTAGATATTTCAGCTACTTTAACCCCAAGAAAGAACCGTAAAAGGAAAGTACAATCAGAATGGGTCTTCAGCATCTACAATGCATATAATCGTATGAATGCCGCTTCCATCAACTTTAGGGAAAACGAAGATAACGGAAGAAATGAAGCACTTCGGACGTCTATTTTTGGAATTATACCTTCAGTAACCTACAATTTCAAGTTTTAA